Sequence from the Rutidosis leptorrhynchoides isolate AG116_Rl617_1_P2 chromosome 3, CSIRO_AGI_Rlap_v1, whole genome shotgun sequence genome:
tttttgaaaggcaagaatgtattaaatatatataaaaataaacgaacaaactagcaagaagctagacaaGACACGAGACCACACACAAACTAAAAAAACTCGAACACACTAGCACGAAAACACTAAAGGAAAGACGCAAACCCCTAGCCCAACTACTAAGGAACCACACAAAAGACCATACACGAACCCATACACGAGAACCACATACATACACGACCCAGAAATGATGAAACACCACGACTAGTTTTTAAATCTATGTTTCTGAGCCCGAGGATGAGCAGGATGAGGAACATGAGCAACAATCAACTTCATCATCTTCCTCTTCCGAATCATTCATCATATCATCAATAATATATCTTTCACACCATCGAAATTTATCCCGACGTCGGTTACGCTTCATATTTTTCCTTCCCCAAACATGATTAATGAAATGACTTTTAATTAATGGATGAGCTTTTCTCTCTTTAATACGAAAACGAGCTACCACGGTAGATGTTGAACTAGAGATGTTTAAACTACTATAATTCGCATTTTTTAGGCTTGGCCCAATACATTCATCCACAGACAACTCTGTGTTTAGCCCAATAGAAAACGAGGAGCCCAAATCATTTGGCCCATATGATGGTCCAACAAATGGCCTAGGTGAATAGAAAACATCATTTGATTTTTGTGGACCATGCTTTGATGCAATATCACGTAGTGAATTGACATGATTACTAACATTGTTAAAGTTACACCCAGCTGAAAAGTTACGCATGCATGCATTTAAAAATTCACTTTTCCCAACTTTATACTTTGAATTTGAATTCTCACAAGCATGCGTGACGCTTTTACTATTTCCCACGTCAGCCTCGGGAAGGGAGCGCCCATCTTTGGAACACGAGAAAGATGCACATGAATCGATGCCTGGAGACTCATGGGCATCCGCAACCATCGAACTACCCTCAAATCCGTTGATCGGAGACTCTCTACCGCCGTTCTCATCCTTCGCCGGAGTAAATAACGACGACGAAACATGAATCTTCTCACATGTTTTAACATCAGATGACTCTAAATTCTTGACCAGCGTAGGtttttctttttggcaattgatgGAGTTATTCGACTGTACGCCGCCGGATAACCCATGGGAAACAGTAGGATCATCCGACGGAATTGAAACGTCTCTCTGGGATCCCTTTGCCTCCCGATCAACGTTGGAATCCACCTCCGGTGTGGGAACCTTTGCCTGAAGGTCACCGATACTTGTAGTAATCTCAATGTCGTGAGTAGAAATATCCATAATTATCGCACCTTCTTCGACATCTTCTGCCGGAGAAAAAACCGACGAACCAGAATGAGCTTTTTCTTTATCACTGGTTGTCGATTCAATGTTCACAACATTGTCTTTGGCCTCACCAGAAAAGGTTTGGAACGGTATACCCTTGTCTTTAGTACCAGACTCGATACCCTTTCTCAAACCATCGATATCAGCGACATCAAGCTGTTTGTTATTCACTTCAACCAAGGTCCACGATAACCGTTCTTTACTATAGCTAAACACGAGGTTGTGATTGTTCACAGAAACAGGAAGATTAAACTCGAGACACATATCCCCTACCTTTATTTCGATACGATCACTCGTCTGAAACAGAAACTTCTTGGAGTTCTTATCTTCACCTGTTAGTGTATCAACAAAGGTACTTCCTTCCCATTTGGATGGTTTAGATGGAACACGGTTCCAAGGAGCAGTCGGGAAGTCCATGTTTCTAGCAGCCTCCGGGGAGCTTTTATTATCATAACACCCTGAACGATTTGCCACACCATGTTTTCTCTCCAATGCCCTGAACGCACGAATCCGTCTACCATTTATTTGAATGGTGTTTAATACTCTGATGAAGCATTCAATATCGCCAATGTCATCGTATCTTACATATCCAAAGCGTTGTCCACTCGATAGTCTCTTACGAGCTAAATACACGTCATTAAGAGCGCCGTACTTCTCTAAAACACTCCAACAATCGACTCGAGACCACGTATCCGGGAAGTTGAAAATCATAAACGATGATATACAACTCGACTTGGTACACGAATAATCATTCGACTTCGGCATAGTGAACGCCTTTTCCTCCTTCCTCACGACCATTGTATCCTCACATTGTCAAAGAATGAAGAAATGATAATATCTTATTCTTATCTTATATTTATAAGAATAAGATATCATCTGTATTATGGAATTACACACTTCAGTAGTTCACTCTATATAGCTAAAATTCAAATATTGATCGAATTTGCACCAAAACTTTTCATGCTGCTTCAAATATGTAGAAGGGACAAAGGAATTCGAATGCAATTTATGTAGTTTATAAATATGAAAACAACTGTGATTCACTGTTTCCTCAAGTTATTTGACTCTGCATACTATCTCCCATCCACGAACACGAATTGAATCATAAATCAGTTATAGACAATAAAATTGGATTATAATTTCATTGTCATGATAGGTACATCTTTTACAACCCCCCTTTTTTCAAACTCTATAACTTAACTTTCACAGCACAACTAACGATTTTATTAGCGATTATCGAAAGAATTgccaatattattttatataataatcgaGAAATCCatcttaataatcttaatataattTACTGAACATAGCATGAGCCTGCCCCTAAAGGCGCTTCACGTCCTAGCCCATACACTGGTGCAGCTGCAACTCCTCTTTGATTTAGTAAGCACCTAAAATTTGCTAACCGTAAAGCAACCTCATTCGGATCTTTGGGAAGCTTGTCAGCACGAGTCCACAACCTCTCTTAAATCAGataaataaaacaaatattaaatattaaatattttatatctAAAAATAAACGAATTGTGACGTGAAACAAAAATTAAGAACCTGCGGCAGCTGCAGCACGTGGCCATATGGTTTGTTCAATATCAGAACCATCAACAGTTTCACCCCACATACATACTTCACCACCAAGAACTAGTTTTTGTTGCTCGGGTTTTGTAATATTTGTAAGTGGTTCATTAGTATAAAATCCTTGCCAATTGGCATCCAAGTGATCGAGATACCACTTGTCTTGGTTACTTACAATGCACCTCAAACCAGCTGCAACTACTTGCTCTGCAACACCACCCCCAAGCCTATTTATAGATCGAATGCAAACAATAAATATTACCTCAAAATATTCTTTTATATAATTTTTGCAAATTAGAGTACTAACCAGTTATGGACCACTGTTTTTCTGTCCAACTTACTACCAAAATGGTTAAAAGTTTCCTCCCTGTAAAAAGTTGCAAGATTAGGATGCAAGTTTGTTCACTGATTTGAGAAAAGTGGACAGTAAAGAACATTTATATACAAGTATATAACAATAACATACCAGTTTATAACTTCATAACCATGAGAAGCAGCTATCTTTTGAGCCTTTAATACGAAATATTCGTAAGCTTGAGATTCATTTAGACCCTTCTGTTCTAACCTGCCGTACAAAAAAATTGAGCAACATATTTTTCATGTGTATTTTTATTATCATCACAAGAAAGTAAGTTCTATAAGTATAACAACAACAAAAATGACTATATATAGTTCAGAGAGATTGTAAAATGTTTACCATTTTTTAATACGAGGAGTAGAGCTCCAGCAACctgtaatttttattttatatcGTTAAATCATATAGCTATGAAGATGAGGGCAAGAACAAGTGTGCAAATTCATACATGATACAGATCAGATATATTTTCACTTTATAGAATGCAAACAGTTACACAGAATGGGAATTAGTAACTTACTAGTGTCAACTTCATCACCTCCCAAATGGACAAATCTGTACTTGAAGATCTTACTGAAATCTGAAACAACAAAAAGTGTTCATGATTATTAATATGGCTATGGCTACTCTATGTTTCCCAGTTTTAACCAGAAATACGACTTAAAGTATGTACACGAGATGCACCTGTAAGAACCCCGTCTATCAATTTGAACGTGAAATCATTGCTGACATCAAGCGGCTCCTGACATGTCTTTGATGGCCATAATGCAGGATAACCAATTCCCCTGCATTTTTATTGTATATCATAAGTATTTCAGACCTTCTTCGGCTGAGGAAAACTATATACGGAGTTTGAAGGATACCAGGATTTGGCATGTCCAGGAACATCAAGCTCAGCAAGCACATTAATCCCCCTTCTTTTAGCATAACTGAAAATATGACAAAATAAAGAAACGCGTATCAGAGAAATAGACTGTTTCAGTAATGTAAAAAACGAAAGATAATTACTTGCCTCACAATTTCAGCTGCAACAGCCGTTGTATAGCGTTCTGTTAAAGAATACGCACCATTCCACAGTTTTGGAAATGAAGTTATCTCCAAAGGAAAAGATTCTCTATCTACAATGTGCCAGTGCAACACATTCTGCATCCAACCAAATAAAAAACTTTTTAATTCCGAGTCAAACACTAAAGTCAAACTTGTTGCCCAAAATGACCACACACCAATAACCACATACAGTGTTATAGCATGATTATGATTGGCTATAACTTAATACATACCAGCTTCGCATAAGCCATTGAATCGATAACTTTCTTTATCATTCGCAATGGCTGATAATGTCGGGATGTATCTGCACGTTGCCATTTATCAGAATGACTATATTATTAATGAGTAATAATAACCCCCAAAGATGATGCAAATGACTTAGGCATATGAATTCTCACCAATTAAGAGGCCACGGTAGGGGAAACGGGGTCGATCAATAATGGTCCATGGTGCCTGACTAACTATTATATTTCTTGCTTTAATATTAAAATGGCACAATTGGCTGAATGTCTATCATATaatcatataaaaaaaatatcagtGCAAGATCATTATATCATCATAGATTTCAACATAAAATTCGAAAAAGCAGGTAACATAACAGTTAATAAGTAACCTGCAGGGCATGTAGAGCTCCATAAACAGTAGGTGCCTGCATTATAATTTATTCAAATTAAATACCTTTATATGCATGAACTAAaatttacaaaaaaataaaaattcaaacttggtcaaactatcATTGATACCAACCTCAATATATGCATAAATAGGATTTCCATTTGGATGAATACTTAGCTTGTAAGACTCGTCTATATCGTATTGCAGCTGGACATAACATAACCATATCACTAACCGAATCAAATCAAGAAAACAACTACAAATTACCAACCAATTCTTAACTTCAACTAATAATAGCATACCTCATCGCTTTTCGAAAGGATGACTACATGGATTCCATGTAAAAGGTGAGACTCATCAACTTTTATGTGATCGTATTCTATAACGTTGTTTCCGGTGACAACATTGATTAATCGAGTGAATCCATCTTTCAAGATCCCTGATTCATCCTTATATTGGCTTCCTTCAGTCGTGAGATGAAAATCTTTACTTAGATAAAGCGATTGGTTTCCGTATTTTACTGATTCGGGCATCGGCCATAAGTTGAGATTTTGCATATCTTTATCACTAAACACCAAAATTACTTGAAACATAAGGCCTAGACAGATAGTTTGCCATATCATTCTTCCCTCTAATTAGCAGTCTACCTACATACATACATCCAAAAAATCATTATTTTGGTACAAAACATTTCAAGtacagttttataaaatatatttaaaaaaaaaacaaaaaaaaaaacaaaaaaaaaaaaacttatcatGTATCCAATATCAAAACATTATTACTACAGTAAAAGAAATATCTACTAGCATATAActcaaaaaaagaaagaaaaaaaaaactccaCCAAAAGAAAATGCATATATATACAAAACCTCCTGTTAAATTTCATATGGCTTAACCGTTTAAATGTATAATAAAAACTGGAACATGATATATAACTCAAAATGAAGATTACAAAAAACAGAAAGCATAAATgtgaataatatataaataaaacattAGAATATAACACGCACCTGTCACAAAAAGAGAATGATAACCTTGTGATGTATGTGGGCGAGAGAGAGAAGGGGAGGGAGAAGATATAGATATCTGGATCTGTATGTAAGTCCGCCCATGTTCAACTGCATTCATTATCCatttttgatataatattattaatcatttatttatttttatttatgtaattATACAAGAAGATAAAAAAACAAAGATAAAAAACaagaattgttataataataataataatatagatatggatagtcaattttggtgtatacatatagtcaattttggtacacaaagtatgtatttttatattgagattttaggctataaatactcatgaatgcaagcattaaacttgcaccatttctcacacttacaaagtgtttctttctttctctccattatcatctttgttcttacacttcattattagtattctaaatcaagaatcaaatcactaaaggtagttataagcctactgaattataacatcaagaatcaaaccactaaaggtagttataagcctactgaattataacatcaagaatcaaaccactaaaggtagttataagcctactgaattataacacgttatcagcacgataatcttaatactaaatatggttggctctgccaccaaaatgatatatggtcggttataccaccaaaatgatatatggtcggttataccaccaaaatgatatatggtcggttataccaccagaatgatataggtcggttataccacctgaaaaaatatatggtcgacactgtcgccaaatttttcatttatgtttactaatatttatatttttgttatataacatttatttatgattgcttacacatggtcgacactgtcacctacttatcatttatgttatattaaatttatgtttaatgtttatatacttatgaatataaattgactctaatttatcatgatgtttgttttaatttttgataatagaaaatgtcgaatctggaaaagcttaaatttactcctttagaatcaactggaaacaactacatgccatgggttataaaagtaaaaatgcatcttaaatcaatgggcattcttgaaaccataaatgaaaacaacacttgttctgaaaaagaacaagctacggcatgttgctttattcatcaacatattgatgaatgcttacaaaataattatgtgactgtagaagatccccatgttttatgggaaggtctcaaaagcagattcaataatcaaagagaaattttacttccagctgcaatggaacaatggagaacattaaggttccaagactttaagaaagtaaatgaatacagctcagctctgtataatacatgttcacaacttaaattctgtggacatgaaattagtgatgcagacatgatggagaaaactttctccacaatgaatgctgcaaacatcacagtgcaaagaaatttgagaatgctaaagttcaaaacatatcctgaacttaattcatatctcttagttgcagagcaaaatgatgagctattaatgaaaaatcagcaatcccgtcctactggtacacttgcaatccctgaagcaaatactgcaaataattataaacagggacaaggacgcgggcaaggtcgtggttataataaccatcaccatcatcatgccaaaagccataactatggtagaaaccatccttatggtaatggtaatgggcgtggacgtggtcgtggtcgtggccgtggtggtcaaagaaatagtaatccacgaaaatataaatatcaactacaaaacaagcccattaaacaagatgttgaagaaaattcttctaaaaattctgaagaatcttgctacagatgtggtagaatgggccactgggctaatacttgccgaacatctaaacatcttgttaagatgtatcaggattcgctgaaaggtaaagaaaaggaagtaaattttgtggataatattgatccaacagtcactgagaaaccatctgatttatatgaagatttcttgaatgtttaagttgtgtgtcttttgaaaaataaacgatttaatatcgtctgtctttgtcattatgtttgctaaatgtttcagtactatctatttgcgtttaaaatattgtgtaatattaatgtactcactatttatttcttatatatgaagttcaatatgaattttgctggaatacaacatcaatcaagtggtggagatctctgtatagcagacagtggaactacacacactatacttaaatccgagaaatattttattgatctaaaaccaacggaaggaactatacatacaatatcaggacctgctaacttgataaaagggataggaaaggcaaatttcatactaccaaatggtacaaaatttttaataaatgatgccttattttctcccaaatcaagcagaaatttattgagtttctccgacatataccttaacgggtatgattatcagtcagtgacaacagaaaatgagaaatatttaagtatcactgacaagagtcatgtggttgaaaaactgccaagacttagttctggattacattatacacatataaatgtaccagaaatacatatgatagttaacgaaaaatatattgatcctggtgtattcagtttatggcataacagattaggccatccaggatcaacaatgatgaaaaggattattgaatgtactcatggacatccactaaaggatagaaaaatccatcatgatacaatggttccatgtacatcttgctctcttggaaaattgataactagaccctcaccacttaaagttgagaaagaatcaccaatgtttcttgaaagaattcaaggtgatatatgtggaccaattcatccaccatgtggaccatttagatatttcatggttctaatagacgcatctagcagatggtctcatgtttgtctgttatcaagccgtaatgtggcatttgcaaaatttcttgcccaaattattaaattgagagctcattttcctgattacaccattaaaagggtgagacttgataatgctggtgaatttacatctcaagcatttaatgactattgcatgtctataggaattgttgttgaacattctgttgctcatgtgcatacacaaaatggtttagccgagtcattgattaaacgtttacagttaatcgctagaccattgataatgagaacaaaactccctgtatctatatggggtcatgcaattttacatgctgctgcattgattcgcatcagaccaagtgcaagtcataaatattcccccctacaacttgcttttggtcaagagccaaatatttcccatcttagaacatttggttgtgcagtgtatgttccaattgcgacaccacaacgtacaaaaatgggtcctcaaaggaggttgggaatatatgttggatatgaaacatcttcaatattaaggtatattgaacctatgacaggtgacgtttttacagcacgttttgctgattgtcattttaatgaaacattgttccctagattagggggagaaatgaaaaataaagaaaatgatgtttcatggtgtgaacctcaattaaagtatcttgatcctcgcacaaaagaatgcgagacagaagttcaaaagataatgcatatacaagaacttgcaaatcaattgcctgatgcatttacagatacaaaaacggtgacaaaatcatatataccagcagtaaatactccagctcgaattgaaattccaaaagctggcaataacgtcactcatgaatctttgccacgtcagaaacgtggaagaccaatcggttcaaaggataaaaatcctcgaaaaagaaaatcagctgataatgaagtaaaagaaagtgttcaagaagaaccacaaatcagtactcctactgcagaggagattgatgatgtcaatacagaaattgcaatcaattatgcatattcaaaaatattatggaaccgaaatgaaatgaaaaatcttgatgagaaattttcatttaatgttgcatatgacatcatgaataatgatgatgatccagaaccaacatctatggttgaatgtcaaaatagacatgattgggctcaatggaaagaagcaatacgagctgaattagaatcactcaataaaagaaaagttttcggatccatcattctcactcctaaagatgtgaaacctgtaggatacagatggatttttgtccgaaaaagaaatgagaaaaatgaagttacaaggtataaagctagacttgtagctcaaggtttttctcaaagaccgggaattgattatgaagaaacttattctcctgttatggatgcaattacttttaggtacttaatcagtctggcagtttctaaaaatttagaaatgcatctcatggatgttgtgactgcttatctatatggatcacttgatagtgatatatatatgaagatacctgaaggatttaaggtaccagaagcatcaaatgcaaaacccaaagaaatgtattcgattaaattacaaagatctttatatgggttaaaacaatcgggacgtatgtggtataaccgattaagtgattacttgataagcaaagggtatacaaataatcttacttgcccttgtgttttcattaagaaaacaacatccggatatgtgatcatagctgtttatgttgatgatcttaacatcataggtacaaataaagagatccatgaagccattcaacttctaaagaaagaatttgaaatgaaagatctcggaaaaaccaagtattgccttggtttacaaattgagcatatgcctaatggtttacttgtacatcaaacaacatatactgaaaagattttgaaacgtttcaatatggacaaggcaaaaccattaagtactcctatggttgttagatcactcaatgttgaagctgatctatttcgtccatgtgaagatcaagaagacattcttggaccagaagtaccatatcttagtgcaattggagctcttatgtatcttacaaattgtacaagacctgacatttcttttgcagttaatttgttggcaaggttcagctctgctcctaccaaaagacactggaatgggatcaaacacatatttcgataccttcgaggaactactgatttaggattattttattctaacgaatcaaaacaagatttggttggttatgcagatgcaggttatttatctgatccacataaagctaaatctcaaactggatatgtattcctaaatggaggtactgcaatatcatggcgttctcaaaaacaaacacttgttgctacatcgtcaaatcatgccgaagtgattgcattacatgaagctactcgagaatgtttttggttgagatcaatgacacaactcattactgattcttgtggactagaacgcgataaaagtccaacaactatctttgaagataatgcagcttgcatagcacagatgaaagaagggtatatcaaaagtgaccgaacaaaacacataccacctagattcttctcatacactcaaaatctcattaaggacaaccagattgaaatgagatatgtgcaatctagcaaaaactctgctgatcttttcacgaaagcacttccaactgctattttcagaacacacgttcataacattggcatgagacatgttcaaaagatgtaacagctgaagcgatgtctacttgagggggagtcaactccatgctgcactctttttcccttagctaaagtttttttcccactgggttttctttagcaaggtttttaacgaggcagtaatttatagttgatcttcaacaaaataaaattgctatccaagggggagtgttataataataataataatatagatatggatagtcaattttggtgtatacatatagtcaattttggtacacaaagtatgtatttttatattgagattttaggctataaatactcatgaatgcaagcattaaacttgcaccatttctcacacttacaaagtgtttctttctttctctccattatcatctttgttcttacacttcattattagtattctaaatcaagaatcaaatcactaaaggtagttataagcctactgaattataacatcaagaatcaaaccactaaaggtagttataagcctactgaattataacatcaagaatcaaaccactaaaggtagttataagcctactgaattataacaagaaTGTAATTATTATTGTGTAATTGGTGTGTATGTAATTATTACTTATATTACGTATCGCCTTTGTAAACAGGGCAGTTGGTGGcgtttctttcttttttctttctgtttttcttCCGTTTCTTTTCctttaattattactccgtattaattacTCCATACTAATACTATTTTActacatttatttatatttatatttgtatttatttattatttattatttatatttataattattgttGTGTTATTCTTGTTCTTATTTACAGAGTTTGTGGACAAAAGCAAGAAATAAGATGGAGGAAAGAGAGAGAACCGTCATATATGGGATGGTGACGATCAACTTTTGGTTGGCCAATGCCAAATTTGGTTACCCAATACCTAACTATGTGCACTTACTTTGGAGCGAATTGTTTCTTTATTTGATTGTTGGAAATTGTGATATGATTTTAAAGAATAATTATTTCATCCAAACAATATGAttgtatttttaaaaatttttatcaaAGCCTTCGCATTGTTCCAAGCAGAATTACTGAAAGCTTTTTGATTTCGGTTTCTCCATATAACATAGGCTTACATTCATTCCAATGCTAGCCAAATACTCGAGCTCAAGGGGGATAAGGCACGATTACACCTTCCTCGAAAAACTTCTTTTATATTTAGGTTTGTAACCGCCCCAAACCCCACCACTTGTAAACCTTCTCCCATATATCCATCGAGTGCCGACAAAAGATCATTATGTGGTCAGTTGTTTTCACATCATCATCACATAAAGGGCATCTAACGAAGTCAATGTCTATACTTTTTTTTATCAAGTTCGATACGGACTGGGATCCTTCGTTTCAACACTCTCCATATGAATAGCTCCACTTTTGTAGGCACCAGATAATTTTTGAGAGTTTCTTGACGCGAAGTGTTGCCAATTATTACATgctcactgtagtgacccgaacttttccatgtttatatatattaaatgaatttgttatttacatgattaagtgtttccaacatgttaagcaatcaaacttgttaagacttgattaattgaaataggtttcatatagacaattgaccacccaagttgaccggtaattcaagaacgttaaaacttgtaaaaactaaatgatgacatatatatgattatatatatagttaacatgatattatgataagtaagtatctcattaggtattttaacaatgagttatatacataaaattgagtttattgaattaagaaactcgaaacggtatatataacgattatcgttataacaacgtcttactaaatacatatgaatcatattaagatattgatacactatatttaatcatgataaatgataagtaaacatgtcattaagtgtattaacaatgaactacatatgtaaaaacaagactactaacttaatgatttcgaaacgagacatatatgtaacgattatcgttgtaacaacatttaactgtatatatatcatactaagatatattaatatatcataagatcatgataatgtaataatttaacatctcattagatataataaatattgggttaacaacatttaacatgatcgttaacttaaaggtttcaaatcaacatttacatgtaatgactaacgatgacttaacgactcagttaaaatgtatatacatgtagtgttttaatatgtattc
This genomic interval carries:
- the LOC139896038 gene encoding beta-hexosaminidase 3, translated to MIWQTICLGLMFQVILVFSDKDMQNLNLWPMPESVKYGNQSLYLSKDFHLTTEGSQYKDESGILKDGFTRLINVVTGNNVIEYDHIKVDESHLLHGIHVVILSKSDELQYDIDESYKLSIHPNGNPIYAYIEAPTVYGALHALQTFSQLCHFNIKARNIIVSQAPWTIIDRPRFPYRGLLIDTSRHYQPLRMIKKVIDSMAYAKLNVLHWHIVDRESFPLEITSFPKLWNGAYSLTERYTTAVAAEIVSYAKRRGINVLAELDVPGHAKSWGIGYPALWPSKTCQEPLDVSNDFTFKLIDGVLTDFSKIFKYRFVHLGGDEVDTSCWSSTPRIKKWLEQKGLNESQAYEYFVLKAQKIAASHGYEVINWEETFNHFGSKLDRKTVVHNWLGGGVAEQVVAAGLRCIVSNQDKWYLDHLDANWQGFYTNEPLTNITKPEQQKLVLGGEVCMWGETVDGSDIEQTIWPRAAAAAERLWTRADKLPKDPNEVALRLANFRCLLNQRGVAAAPVYGLGREAPLGAGSCYVQ